Proteins from a genomic interval of Streptomyces sp. NBC_01445:
- a CDS encoding potassium-transporting ATPase subunit C has protein sequence MNNSVANTGRLLWAGLRALLVLTVVCGVIYPLAVTGVAQAVFHDKANGSEIKSEGKVVGSSLIGQRYDLPLKKGQETAEPDLKWFQPRPSNGLGENSVNTQYKLILSGATNLSGDNGAINGKCTAKSEEGTLCAQVVAAKAAVIKDNSVGGYTVKLSDVPADAVTSSGSGLDPDISPAYADLQVHRIAEQNGLSVTQVDKLVKDHTSSRILGFMGEPRVNVLELNVALKELVAKS, from the coding sequence ATGAACAACTCAGTGGCAAACACAGGTCGGTTGCTGTGGGCGGGACTGCGTGCGCTGCTCGTCCTGACAGTCGTCTGCGGTGTGATCTACCCGCTCGCCGTGACCGGCGTCGCGCAGGCCGTCTTCCACGACAAGGCAAACGGCTCGGAGATCAAGTCCGAGGGCAAGGTCGTCGGCTCGTCCCTCATCGGCCAGCGCTACGACCTGCCGCTCAAGAAGGGCCAGGAGACCGCGGAACCCGACCTCAAGTGGTTCCAGCCGCGCCCCTCCAACGGCCTGGGCGAAAACAGCGTCAACACCCAGTACAAGCTGATCCTCTCCGGTGCCACCAACCTGTCCGGCGACAACGGCGCGATCAACGGGAAGTGCACAGCGAAGTCGGAGGAAGGCACCCTCTGCGCCCAGGTGGTGGCCGCCAAGGCAGCCGTCATCAAGGACAACTCGGTCGGCGGCTACACGGTCAAGCTCTCCGACGTCCCCGCCGACGCGGTGACGTCCTCCGGCTCCGGCCTCGACCCGGACATCTCCCCGGCGTACGCCGACCTCCAGGTACACCGGATCGCGGAGCAGAACGGCCTGTCCGTCACCCAGGTGGACAAGCTCGTCAAGGACCACACCAGCAGCCGCATCCTCGGTTTCATGGGTGAGCCCCGCGTCAACGTCCTCGAACTCAACGTCGCACTCAAGGAACTCGTGGCGAAGAGCTGA
- a CDS encoding response regulator, with protein MTRVLVVEDDPQLVRALVINLEARRYGVDPAPDGATALRLAAARQPDVVVLDLGLPDMDGTDVIKALRGWTRVPILVLSARSASDEKVTALDAGADDYITKPFSMDELLARLRAAVRRTEAAPLAPDIVLVTTDEFSIDLLAKKASRGGHDIRLTPTEWHLLEILVTNPGRLITQKYLLQEVWGASQSNKTNYLRVYMAQLRRKLETDPAHPRYLITEPGMGYRFES; from the coding sequence ATGACCCGGGTGCTGGTGGTGGAGGACGATCCTCAGCTCGTCCGGGCCCTCGTGATCAACCTGGAGGCCCGCCGATACGGAGTGGACCCGGCACCCGACGGCGCCACCGCCCTACGTCTTGCCGCCGCGCGCCAGCCCGACGTGGTCGTACTCGACCTGGGCCTGCCCGACATGGACGGCACGGACGTCATCAAGGCGCTGCGCGGCTGGACCCGCGTACCGATCCTGGTGCTCTCCGCCCGTAGCGCTTCCGACGAGAAGGTCACCGCGCTGGACGCGGGCGCCGACGACTACATCACCAAACCGTTCAGCATGGACGAACTGCTGGCCCGCCTGCGGGCGGCCGTCCGCCGCACCGAGGCCGCTCCGCTCGCCCCCGACATCGTCCTGGTCACGACCGACGAGTTCTCCATCGACCTGCTCGCCAAGAAGGCCAGCAGAGGGGGACACGACATACGCCTCACGCCGACCGAATGGCACCTGCTGGAGATCCTGGTCACCAACCCCGGGCGACTCATCACGCAGAAGTACCTGCTCCAGGAGGTCTGGGGCGCGTCCCAGAGCAACAAGACCAACTATCTGCGCGTCTATATGGCCCAACTGCGGCGGAAACTGGAGACGGACCCCGCCCACCCGCGCTACCTCATCACCGAGCCCGGCATGGGATACCGCTTCGAGAGCTGA
- a CDS encoding maleylpyruvate isomerase family mycothiol-dependent enzyme — MTQTPAFEDLLALVQDRSAALRSSVAASPDLDVRVPSCPDWSLRDLVEHLAEVHRFWAAAVVAGPSEKPPTVPTDDTLSADLLARSAAATQELITALRAAGPAVDCWTWWSDSDVPTTSGAVARHQVQEAAVHAFDAQLATGTPQPVPTAVALDGIAEFIGVSHGTAGPWPHDPARIGLHTAEGESWLVDLSTSGSHLIDGPHETDADLHGSASNLLLALHGRHPLDNLRSEGDRATLENLLNWPDLG, encoded by the coding sequence ATGACCCAGACACCTGCCTTCGAAGACCTGTTGGCCCTGGTCCAGGACCGCTCCGCCGCCCTGCGCAGCAGCGTCGCGGCCTCCCCCGATCTGGATGTCCGCGTCCCCAGCTGCCCCGACTGGTCGCTCCGCGACCTCGTTGAGCACCTTGCCGAGGTGCACCGGTTCTGGGCGGCGGCGGTCGTGGCCGGTCCCAGCGAGAAGCCCCCGACCGTGCCGACCGATGACACGCTCTCAGCTGACCTACTGGCCCGTTCGGCCGCAGCCACCCAAGAACTGATCACCGCCCTGCGAGCCGCAGGTCCAGCGGTGGACTGCTGGACATGGTGGAGCGACTCCGACGTCCCGACGACGAGTGGTGCCGTGGCGCGCCATCAGGTCCAGGAGGCCGCTGTCCACGCCTTCGACGCCCAGCTGGCCACCGGAACTCCCCAGCCCGTCCCGACGGCTGTCGCACTCGACGGCATCGCCGAGTTCATCGGCGTCAGTCATGGCACCGCCGGCCCCTGGCCGCATGATCCGGCCCGGATCGGCCTGCACACCGCCGAGGGCGAGTCATGGCTGGTCGACCTGTCGACGTCGGGCTCACACCTCATCGACGGCCCACATGAAACGGACGCCGACCTCCACGGATCCGCGAGCAACCTGTTGCTCGCCCTGCACGGCCGCCACCCCTTGGACAACCTGCGAAGCGAGGGTGACCGCGCCACCCTGGAGAATCTCCTGAACTGGCCAGACCTGGGCTGA
- a CDS encoding sensor histidine kinase: protein MARGKLRIYLGAAPGVGKTYAMLSEAHRRVERGTDCVVGFVEHHDRPRTEVMLHGLEQVVRKELQYRGSVFTEMDVDAVLARRPQVALVDELAHTNIPGSRNAKRWQDVEELLAAGIDVVSTVNIQHLESLGDVVESITGIRQRETVPDEVVRRADQIELVDMSPPALRRRMAHGNIYKPDKVDAALSNYFRPGNLTALRELALLWVADRVDAYLTEYRSEHRVSKIWGSRERIVVGLTGGPEGRTLIRRAARLAEKGAGGEVMAVYIARSDGLTSASPKELVVQRTLVEDLGGTFHHVIGDDIPTALLDFARGVNATQIALGVSRRKGWQYVFGPGVGATVARDSGPDLDVHLITHDEAGKGRGLPVARTARLGRSRVILGWLAGVAGPALLTLLLTGVAPEVGLANDMLLFLALTVAAALLGGLYPALASALVGSLLLNWFFTPPVHTLTIADPKNVVAIAIFVGVAVSVASVVDLAARRTHQAARLRAESEILSFLAGSVLRGETSLEALLERVRETFGMESVALLERAGDVEPWTCAGSVGTGAVVGRPEDADADMPVGDRMALALSGRVLPAEDRRVLAAFAAQAAVVLDRQRLKSEADRSRALAEGNRIRTALLAAVSHDLRTPLAGIKAAVSSLRSDDVAWSEEDHAELLEGIEDGADRLDNLVGNLLDMSRLQTGTVTPLIREIDLDEVVPMALGGVPEGSVELEIPETLPMVTVDPGLLERSVANLVENAVKYSPSGERVLVSASAIADRVEVRVVDRGPGVPDEAKDRIFEPFQRYGDAPGGAGVGLGLAVARGFAEAMGGTLSAEDTPGGGLTMVLTLPTASGLEPARPDLPATATS, encoded by the coding sequence ATGGCACGCGGCAAGCTTCGGATATACCTCGGTGCGGCACCGGGTGTCGGCAAGACGTACGCGATGCTGTCCGAGGCGCACCGTCGCGTCGAGCGGGGGACCGACTGCGTGGTCGGATTCGTGGAGCACCACGACCGGCCGCGCACCGAGGTGATGCTGCACGGCCTGGAGCAGGTCGTGCGCAAGGAACTGCAGTACCGCGGCAGCGTCTTCACAGAGATGGACGTCGACGCGGTGCTCGCCCGGCGTCCCCAGGTGGCCCTGGTCGATGAACTCGCGCACACGAACATCCCGGGCTCGCGCAACGCCAAGCGCTGGCAGGACGTCGAGGAACTCCTTGCGGCCGGCATCGACGTCGTCTCGACCGTCAACATCCAGCATCTGGAGTCGCTCGGCGACGTCGTCGAGTCGATCACCGGCATCCGGCAGCGTGAGACCGTCCCTGACGAGGTCGTACGACGGGCCGACCAGATCGAACTGGTCGACATGTCGCCGCCCGCCCTGCGCCGCCGGATGGCACACGGCAACATCTACAAGCCCGACAAGGTCGACGCGGCACTGTCGAACTACTTCCGGCCCGGCAATCTGACCGCGCTGCGCGAACTGGCCCTGCTGTGGGTGGCGGACCGGGTCGACGCCTATCTGACCGAGTACCGCAGCGAGCACCGGGTCTCGAAGATCTGGGGCTCGCGCGAGCGGATCGTCGTGGGACTGACGGGTGGCCCTGAGGGCCGCACGCTGATCCGCCGGGCCGCGCGGCTCGCGGAGAAGGGTGCGGGCGGTGAGGTAATGGCCGTCTACATCGCCCGCAGTGACGGGCTGACCTCCGCGTCACCGAAGGAGCTGGTGGTCCAGCGGACCCTCGTGGAGGACCTGGGCGGCACTTTCCACCACGTCATCGGCGACGACATCCCCACCGCACTCCTGGACTTCGCGCGCGGCGTCAACGCCACCCAGATCGCCCTCGGAGTGTCCCGCCGCAAGGGCTGGCAGTACGTCTTCGGTCCGGGTGTCGGTGCCACCGTCGCCCGGGACTCGGGCCCCGACCTGGACGTCCACCTGATCACGCACGACGAGGCGGGAAAGGGGCGCGGACTGCCTGTCGCCCGGACTGCGCGCCTCGGCCGGTCCCGGGTCATCCTGGGCTGGCTGGCCGGTGTGGCCGGCCCGGCCCTCCTCACGCTGCTGCTCACCGGCGTCGCCCCCGAAGTCGGCCTGGCCAACGACATGCTGCTGTTCCTCGCGCTGACCGTGGCCGCGGCCCTGCTGGGCGGGCTCTACCCGGCGCTCGCGTCAGCGCTCGTGGGTTCCCTGCTGCTGAACTGGTTCTTCACTCCGCCCGTCCACACCCTCACGATCGCCGACCCCAAGAACGTCGTCGCCATCGCGATCTTCGTCGGCGTCGCCGTGTCGGTGGCCTCCGTGGTGGACCTCGCAGCCCGGCGCACTCATCAGGCGGCCCGGCTGCGCGCCGAGTCGGAGATCCTCTCCTTCCTGGCGGGCAGTGTGCTGCGCGGAGAGACCAGCCTGGAGGCCCTGCTCGAACGGGTCCGCGAGACCTTCGGGATGGAGTCGGTGGCGCTGCTGGAGCGGGCCGGCGACGTGGAGCCGTGGACCTGCGCGGGCAGCGTGGGTACCGGAGCGGTGGTCGGACGTCCGGAGGACGCGGATGCCGACATGCCGGTCGGTGACCGTATGGCGCTGGCGCTGTCCGGGCGCGTGCTGCCGGCGGAGGACAGGCGGGTCCTGGCCGCTTTCGCCGCTCAGGCCGCGGTGGTCCTGGACCGTCAGCGACTGAAGTCCGAGGCCGACCGGTCCCGCGCGCTCGCCGAGGGCAACCGCATCCGCACCGCGCTGCTGGCCGCCGTCAGCCACGACCTTCGTACGCCACTGGCCGGAATCAAGGCAGCGGTCTCCTCACTGAGGTCCGACGATGTGGCATGGTCCGAAGAGGACCATGCGGAACTCCTCGAGGGCATCGAGGACGGTGCCGACCGCCTCGACAATCTGGTGGGCAACTTGCTGGACATGTCCCGGCTGCAGACGGGCACGGTCACTCCGCTGATCCGCGAGATCGACCTCGACGAGGTGGTGCCGATGGCGCTCGGCGGGGTTCCTGAGGGCAGCGTGGAGCTGGAGATCCCGGAGACCCTGCCGATGGTCACCGTCGACCCGGGCCTTCTCGAGCGGTCGGTCGCCAACCTCGTGGAGAACGCGGTGAAGTACAGCCCCTCCGGCGAGCGGGTCCTGGTGTCCGCGAGCGCCATCGCCGACCGGGTGGAGGTACGGGTGGTGGACCGCGGCCCTGGCGTCCCCGACGAGGCCAAGGACCGGATCTTCGAGCCCTTCCAGCGCTACGGCGACGCCCCCGGCGGGGCGGGCGTCGGCCTCGGCCTCGCGGTCGCCCGCGGCTTCGCCGAGGCGATGGGCGGCACACTGAGCGCGGAGGACACCCCAGGCGGTGGCCTCACCATGGTCCTCACCCTGCCGACCGCGTCCGGCCTCGAGCCGGCCCGCCCTGACCTACCCGCGACCGCCACCTCCTAG